One region of Thermococcus sp. MAR1 genomic DNA includes:
- a CDS encoding class III signal peptide-containing protein: MRIKKRGQVSLEFMLIFGMMLILLLYSVNNITFREGSTSTETLRIQISLEEKNLANAISNTISQVYAQGPGAKSTTYVRITYLRDPDMLLKGLGVNSPKVFITYGNYSTEGNGTYVTVTGTNVTAVLSGGNKNVFWSRSMYQAVLYTNSSVWSPSGSVTFGSSTVYGLDLDPATLPATLEIVVEWNPDNPNSWIFDSTAGELHININPGG; encoded by the coding sequence ATGCGGATAAAAAAGCGTGGTCAGGTTTCGCTTGAGTTCATGTTAATCTTTGGAATGATGCTCATACTCCTGCTTTACTCCGTAAACAACATCACTTTCAGGGAAGGCTCGACCTCAACCGAGACCCTTCGAATCCAGATAAGCCTCGAAGAGAAGAACCTCGCCAACGCCATCTCCAACACGATATCACAGGTTTACGCCCAGGGTCCTGGAGCCAAGTCAACCACCTACGTAAGGATCACATACCTGAGAGACCCCGATATGCTTCTTAAAGGGCTGGGTGTGAACAGCCCCAAGGTTTTCATCACCTACGGGAACTACAGTACCGAAGGCAACGGCACGTACGTTACCGTTACAGGAACCAACGTTACCGCCGTTCTCAGCGGCGGGAACAAGAACGTCTTCTGGAGCAGATCGATGTACCAAGCGGTTCTATACACCAACTCATCCGTATGGTCCCCATCCGGAAGCGTCACCTTTGGGTCATCCACGGTCTACGGGCTGGATCTCGACCCCGCGACCCTCCCAGCAACACTGGAGATAGTTGTTGAGTGGAACCCCGACAATCCAAACTCATGGATATTTGACTCGACTGCTGGTGAGCTCCACATAAACATAAACCCCGGTGGATGA
- a CDS encoding cell division protein FtsZ — MRALIIGVGQCGTKIADLFALVDFDTLAVNTSRGDLEYLKHVPQERRILIGESLTGGKGVNANPILGREAMKRDLPLVMRKIGSIIGYEDIDIFFLTFGFGGGTGAGGTPVLAKALKEEYPDSLVVAIGALPLKEEGIRPTINAAITIDKLSKIADSIIAIDNNKLKEGGDDISRAYERINYTIVERIASLLALVDVPGEQTLDASDLKFVLKAFGSFATVGYAKADAGKVKSLSRLIIKSFESEGLYLEANIESALYGLVAIHGPPEILKASDIFEALDYLTNKIRGKQIFRGFYPDPREREVEVVTLLSGIYESKSIEDIIIAAKRYAQSFMEAKEEAENKKKELLSGLPDFDDVYSKGGSELKGIPDGEYPDIEGISKRLRRERDD; from the coding sequence GTGAGGGCTTTAATCATAGGGGTCGGCCAGTGCGGAACGAAGATAGCCGACCTCTTCGCTCTGGTGGATTTTGATACTCTGGCCGTAAACACATCTCGGGGCGACCTGGAGTACCTCAAACACGTCCCCCAGGAGCGGAGGATACTGATAGGCGAGAGCCTGACCGGTGGCAAGGGAGTCAATGCAAACCCGATACTCGGCAGAGAGGCTATGAAACGCGACTTGCCCCTCGTCATGCGCAAGATAGGCTCAATAATCGGCTATGAAGACATCGACATCTTCTTCCTGACCTTCGGCTTCGGCGGCGGAACGGGCGCCGGAGGAACACCCGTTTTGGCTAAAGCCCTCAAAGAGGAATACCCGGACTCCCTAGTGGTGGCCATCGGTGCACTCCCCCTCAAGGAGGAGGGAATAAGGCCGACTATAAACGCCGCAATAACCATAGACAAGCTCTCCAAGATAGCCGACTCAATAATAGCCATAGACAACAATAAGCTCAAGGAAGGTGGCGACGACATAAGCAGGGCCTACGAGAGGATTAACTACACGATAGTCGAGAGGATAGCGTCGCTCTTGGCCCTGGTTGACGTTCCCGGTGAACAGACTCTCGATGCCAGCGATTTGAAGTTCGTTCTCAAGGCCTTCGGCAGCTTTGCAACGGTCGGCTATGCAAAGGCAGATGCCGGCAAGGTAAAGAGCCTCTCAAGGCTCATCATCAAGTCGTTCGAGAGCGAGGGGCTGTACCTCGAGGCAAACATCGAATCGGCGCTGTACGGCCTGGTCGCGATCCATGGACCGCCGGAGATACTGAAGGCCTCGGATATCTTTGAGGCTCTGGATTACCTCACCAACAAGATAAGGGGCAAGCAGATATTCCGCGGCTTCTATCCGGATCCCCGCGAGAGGGAAGTAGAAGTCGTTACGCTCCTCAGCGGCATCTACGAGAGCAAGAGCATCGAGGACATAATCATCGCCGCAAAGAGATACGCCCAGTCGTTCATGGAAGCAAAGGAGGAAGCGGAGAACAAAAAGAAAGAGCTCCTAAGCGGCCTGCCCGATTTCGACGATGTATACTCCAAGGGCGGGAGCGAGCTTAAGGGAATCCCCGACGGAGAGTATCCAGACATCGAAGGGATAAGCAAGAGGCTCAGGAGGGAGAGAGATGACTGA
- a CDS encoding prenyltransferase/squalene oxidase repeat-containing protein, which produces MKKVLALVMIVLMLIPAVSAGTIDGSARFLKEAAKSSQQTREISLAIMALSEASNDLEWDIAPELDNLVTTLLKYQNPDGGWGLYPGETSNVLDTAYAVIALERADPIVGALRVEGVRNAINSGLSYLLSSGNEGGWGYVPGTPTSCYPTLVTIWALGESGYTYNSKVVREAIKYVENTTTCEIPEYEALALKLIAYHSTGYPVSNETIESVKEILLNDGNLKMKERAMLTYALVLHTPIDFDTARILIKLESYSKSTNNLVYWMNTPDLFSSTELVATTSYALMAFSTSFELPPVKGVKNPYEMPCQELKNLQNPDGGWGLGRNEPSDEKATYYALMSIQACYPEKESIEKALAWTRGAFERDAVWMRQERRMSVGYYYALKTLLMYNNLTAEEKAQAEELIRSVQLDYGLWGNTVLGPQPYETALAIKALRELGVPANDSLVQRAKEWLLSISNGGWGTHVTTKYYSYMLKPDVLTTITVLEALSEIASQEELQPHMDWLIEQRINGGWPYWKTYYVWEKNKEFPGTPTVELTVRATDLLMDHGYNYTNETLEFVMNARDSGAIDNKTIELASTINYLSRFQYVPPVSLYDVRSALDSDVFGIIAPHMDAATVNETIDMLNDLFSGGFIALNTTTIGEGSYIVMAHYGEYFVRPYNPYLKFHLTNETVTVGNVTVPIAKAVILIPGKTPKGVVLFVFYEQENAEIAKEVFTTGFIRYIRGNAMILLNENGKVRVIVVG; this is translated from the coding sequence ATGAAGAAGGTTCTGGCTCTAGTAATGATTGTTCTCATGCTGATTCCAGCCGTTAGCGCCGGAACGATAGACGGCTCTGCAAGGTTTCTCAAGGAGGCGGCCAAGTCAAGCCAGCAGACGAGGGAAATAAGCCTCGCTATAATGGCACTCTCAGAGGCGAGCAACGATCTGGAGTGGGACATTGCTCCAGAGCTGGACAACCTCGTGACGACGCTTCTCAAGTACCAGAACCCCGACGGGGGCTGGGGCCTGTACCCCGGTGAGACCAGCAACGTCCTCGACACGGCCTACGCCGTTATCGCCCTGGAAAGGGCGGATCCGATCGTCGGGGCACTGCGGGTCGAGGGTGTAAGGAACGCCATCAACAGTGGCCTTTCATACCTCCTCTCCTCGGGGAACGAGGGGGGATGGGGCTACGTACCGGGAACCCCGACCTCGTGCTATCCAACCCTCGTGACGATATGGGCCCTTGGAGAGAGCGGATACACCTACAACAGCAAAGTCGTCAGGGAAGCGATAAAATACGTGGAGAACACCACGACCTGTGAGATACCCGAGTACGAGGCCCTCGCCCTAAAACTCATAGCGTACCACAGCACAGGTTATCCAGTCTCCAACGAGACCATTGAAAGCGTCAAGGAAATCCTTCTCAATGACGGGAACCTCAAAATGAAGGAGCGCGCCATGCTGACGTACGCCCTCGTACTTCACACACCCATAGACTTTGACACGGCGAGGATACTCATCAAGCTGGAATCGTACAGCAAGAGCACGAACAATCTCGTTTACTGGATGAACACCCCGGACCTCTTCTCATCCACGGAGCTCGTGGCAACCACCTCCTATGCTCTCATGGCTTTCTCAACGTCATTCGAGCTCCCACCGGTGAAAGGGGTAAAGAACCCCTATGAGATGCCATGCCAGGAACTCAAGAACCTCCAGAACCCCGATGGGGGCTGGGGTCTCGGACGCAACGAGCCCTCCGACGAGAAGGCCACCTACTACGCACTTATGAGCATCCAGGCCTGTTATCCAGAGAAGGAGAGCATTGAAAAGGCCCTTGCGTGGACGAGAGGGGCCTTCGAGAGGGACGCGGTCTGGATGAGACAGGAACGCAGGATGTCCGTCGGCTACTACTACGCACTGAAGACGCTCCTCATGTACAACAACCTGACCGCCGAGGAAAAGGCCCAGGCGGAGGAGCTGATACGCAGTGTTCAGCTCGACTACGGCCTCTGGGGCAACACCGTCCTCGGTCCTCAGCCCTACGAAACCGCCCTTGCAATAAAAGCCCTCAGAGAACTGGGAGTTCCAGCAAACGACTCACTGGTTCAGAGGGCCAAGGAATGGCTTCTGAGCATAAGCAACGGCGGATGGGGAACCCACGTAACGACGAAGTACTACTCCTACATGCTCAAGCCAGACGTGCTAACGACCATAACCGTCCTTGAGGCCCTGAGTGAAATAGCCTCTCAGGAAGAGCTGCAGCCCCACATGGACTGGCTCATTGAGCAGAGGATTAATGGAGGCTGGCCATACTGGAAGACCTACTACGTCTGGGAGAAGAACAAGGAATTCCCTGGAACACCGACGGTTGAACTCACCGTCAGGGCAACGGACCTTCTGATGGATCACGGATACAACTACACCAACGAGACACTTGAATTCGTTATGAACGCCAGGGACTCCGGGGCGATAGACAACAAGACTATAGAGCTCGCCAGCACCATAAACTACCTCTCCCGCTTCCAGTACGTTCCCCCCGTGAGCCTTTATGACGTAAGGAGCGCTCTCGACAGCGATGTGTTCGGAATAATCGCACCCCATATGGACGCCGCCACGGTAAACGAGACGATAGACATGCTCAACGACCTCTTCAGCGGCGGCTTCATAGCCCTCAACACGACCACGATAGGCGAGGGCAGCTACATTGTCATGGCTCACTACGGCGAGTACTTCGTGAGACCATACAACCCCTACCTGAAGTTCCATCTCACAAACGAAACCGTCACGGTCGGAAACGTTACGGTGCCCATTGCCAAGGCGGTCATTCTTATCCCTGGCAAGACCCCCAAGGGAGTCGTCCTGTTCGTATTCTACGAGCAGGAGAACGCCGAAATTGCCAAGGAAGTCTTCACCACCGGCTTCATAAGGTACATCAGGGGAAACGCGATGATTCTCCTTAACGAAAACGGCAAGGTGAGGGTAATAGTCGTGGGGTGA
- the twy1 gene encoding 4-demethylwyosine synthase TYW1 yields the protein MAITFKSNPNMPEEIASLFRKQHYALVGRHSSVKLCHWLKESIKRDRFCYKQKFYGIASHRCLQMTPVTAWCTHNCIFCWRPMEGFLGTELPQPWDDPAFIVEESIKAQRKLLVGYKGMPGINMKKFEEAWNPKHAAISLSGEPMLYPYMGDLVEEFHKRGFTTFIVTNGTVPERLEEMIREDKLPTQLYVSLTAPDIETYNRVNVPMIPDGWDRIKTFLEMMNGLPARTVVRLTLVRGENMANPEGYAKLIKLANPMFVEAKAYMFVGYSRNRLTINNMPRHEEIKAFAEELVKHLPGYHIEDEYEPSRVVLIMRDDVDPRGSGREGRFIKH from the coding sequence ATGGCGATAACCTTCAAGTCCAACCCAAACATGCCCGAGGAGATAGCGAGCCTCTTCAGGAAGCAGCACTACGCTTTAGTAGGAAGGCACAGCTCGGTGAAGCTCTGCCACTGGCTCAAGGAGAGCATAAAGAGGGACCGCTTTTGCTACAAGCAGAAGTTCTACGGCATAGCAAGCCACCGCTGCCTGCAGATGACGCCGGTTACTGCCTGGTGCACCCACAACTGCATATTCTGCTGGCGCCCGATGGAGGGCTTCCTCGGCACGGAACTACCACAGCCCTGGGATGACCCGGCATTCATCGTCGAAGAGAGCATAAAGGCCCAGCGCAAGCTCCTCGTCGGCTATAAGGGAATGCCAGGCATAAACATGAAGAAGTTCGAAGAGGCGTGGAATCCAAAGCACGCAGCCATAAGTCTATCCGGAGAGCCGATGCTCTACCCCTACATGGGCGACCTGGTGGAGGAGTTCCACAAGAGAGGCTTTACCACGTTCATAGTCACCAACGGAACCGTTCCCGAAAGGCTGGAGGAGATGATAAGGGAGGACAAGCTCCCCACCCAGCTCTACGTATCCCTCACCGCCCCGGACATCGAGACCTACAACCGCGTGAACGTTCCCATGATCCCCGACGGATGGGATAGGATAAAGACCTTCCTTGAAATGATGAACGGTCTCCCCGCCAGAACCGTCGTGAGGCTGACCCTCGTCAGGGGCGAGAACATGGCCAACCCCGAGGGCTACGCGAAGCTGATAAAGCTCGCCAACCCGATGTTCGTCGAGGCCAAAGCCTACATGTTCGTCGGCTATTCGCGCAACAGGCTCACCATCAACAACATGCCGCGGCACGAGGAGATTAAGGCCTTTGCAGAGGAACTCGTCAAGCACCTTCCGGGATACCACATCGAAGATGAATACGAGCCGAGCAGGGTCGTCCTCATAATGCGCGACGACGTTGATCCTCGGGGCAGCGGAAGGGAAGGGCGCTTTATAAAACATTGA
- a CDS encoding HemK2/MTQ2 family protein methyltransferase yields the protein MPVYYGIRLKLHPQVYEPAEDTFLLAENLAVREGDLALDVGTGTGLIALLMARKARFVLGVDINPLAVEVARENARLNGIQNVEFRLSDLFENVEGKFDVITFNAPYLPGEPEEPIDLALVGGKSGREVLDRFIREVPEYLKPCGVVQIVQSSITGVEETLRRLKKAGLSGKIVTKRHVFFEDIVLINATLSDCV from the coding sequence ATGCCAGTCTACTACGGCATCAGGCTCAAACTTCATCCCCAGGTCTACGAGCCGGCTGAGGACACGTTCCTTTTAGCGGAGAACCTCGCGGTCAGGGAAGGCGACCTGGCCCTCGACGTCGGTACCGGAACCGGACTTATAGCACTCCTCATGGCCAGAAAAGCCCGCTTCGTTCTGGGGGTGGATATTAACCCTCTCGCGGTTGAAGTGGCGAGGGAAAACGCCAGGCTGAACGGCATCCAAAACGTTGAGTTCCGCCTGAGCGACCTCTTTGAGAACGTTGAAGGGAAGTTCGATGTCATAACATTCAACGCCCCCTACCTCCCCGGCGAGCCGGAAGAGCCGATAGACCTGGCACTGGTTGGGGGCAAAAGTGGAAGAGAAGTCCTCGACAGGTTTATCCGGGAAGTCCCAGAATACCTCAAGCCCTGTGGAGTCGTCCAGATAGTCCAGAGCTCGATAACAGGGGTGGAAGAAACTCTGAGAAGGCTGAAAAAAGCCGGACTGAGCGGAAAGATAGTGACTAAGAGACACGTATTTTTCGAGGATATCGTCCTGATAAACGCTACGCTGAGCGATTGCGTTTGA
- a CDS encoding 30S ribosomal protein S27ae, with amino-acid sequence MGQKWKLYEVQGGKVKRKNKFCPRCGPGVFMAEHKDRWSCGRCGYTEWKRK; translated from the coding sequence ATGGGACAGAAGTGGAAGCTCTACGAGGTCCAGGGCGGTAAGGTCAAGAGGAAGAACAAGTTCTGCCCACGCTGCGGTCCTGGAGTGTTTATGGCCGAGCACAAGGACCGCTGGAGCTGCGGCCGCTGCGGCTACACCGAGTGGAAGAGGAAGTGA
- a CDS encoding 30S ribosomal protein S24e yields MEIKVTEIRENKLLGRKEIYFDVIHEGEPTPSRADVKGKLVAMLDLDPETVVVQYIRSYFGSRVSKGYAKAYESKERMLYIEPEYVLIRDGIITKEEE; encoded by the coding sequence ATGGAGATTAAGGTTACCGAGATAAGGGAGAACAAGCTCCTCGGGAGAAAGGAGATATACTTCGATGTCATCCACGAGGGTGAGCCGACGCCGAGCAGGGCCGACGTCAAGGGCAAGCTCGTGGCGATGCTCGACCTCGACCCCGAGACGGTAGTCGTCCAGTACATAAGGAGCTACTTCGGTAGCCGCGTTAGCAAGGGCTACGCGAAAGCTTATGAGAGCAAGGAGAGGATGCTCTACATCGAGCCGGAATACGTCCTCATAAGGGACGGAATAATCACGAAGGAGGAGGAGTGA
- a CDS encoding GTP-dependent dephospho-CoA kinase, giving the protein MLFVLTPELRRELKEPLGELVRGEIPEPYLKVKGELEKAQYLVTVGDVVTENVLRLGIKPSVAIYDHRTKRREYNPDIETGAVVMTVQNPAGTITKALLNAIRKGFGLAERGRRVYIKVCGEEDLAAIPAVLYAPLGSIVLYGQPDEGVVLIRVTPECKLKCGKLMSKMEVVRDGD; this is encoded by the coding sequence ATGCTGTTCGTACTAACGCCCGAACTCAGACGGGAGCTGAAGGAGCCCCTGGGAGAACTCGTCCGGGGCGAGATTCCCGAGCCGTACCTGAAGGTTAAGGGAGAGCTTGAAAAAGCCCAGTATTTAGTTACCGTTGGGGATGTTGTCACCGAGAACGTCCTCCGGCTGGGAATAAAGCCGAGCGTGGCGATATACGACCACAGAACGAAACGCCGGGAGTACAACCCAGACATCGAGACCGGTGCGGTGGTTATGACCGTCCAGAACCCCGCGGGAACAATAACGAAAGCTTTATTAAACGCAATCAGAAAGGGCTTTGGACTGGCCGAAAGGGGCCGGAGGGTTTACATAAAGGTATGCGGAGAGGAAGACCTGGCGGCCATTCCGGCCGTGCTCTACGCGCCCCTTGGCTCGATCGTGCTCTACGGCCAGCCGGATGAGGGAGTAGTGCTTATAAGGGTAACACCCGAATGCAAGCTCAAGTGCGGGAAGCTCATGTCTAAGATGGAGGTGGTTCGCGATGGAGATTAA
- the spt4 gene encoding transcription elongation factor subunit Spt4 — MTKERACRHCHYITTEDRCPVCGSRDLSDEWFDLVIITDPEKSRIAQKLGVKVPGKYAIRVR; from the coding sequence ATGACGAAGGAGAGGGCGTGCAGGCACTGCCACTACATAACTACCGAAGACCGCTGTCCGGTCTGCGGGAGCAGGGATCTGAGCGACGAGTGGTTTGACCTCGTCATAATCACTGATCCAGAGAAGTCGAGGATAGCCCAGAAGCTGGGCGTCAAAGTTCCAGGAAAGTACGCCATAAGGGTTAGATGA
- a CDS encoding DNA-directed RNA polymerase, giving the protein MYKLLKIKDVVRIPPRMFTMDPKEAAKLVLRETYEGIYDRDEGVILAVMDVEEIGQGVIVPGDGATYHEVVFNVLVWKPEMHEVVEGEVIDVAPYGAFIRIGPMDGLVHISQLMDDYVVFDEKNKQFLGKETKRILKLGDEVRARVIAISIKSRVIRENKIGLTMRQPGLGKRDWIEKEKRKEAEA; this is encoded by the coding sequence ATGTACAAGCTCCTGAAGATTAAGGACGTTGTGAGAATCCCGCCCAGGATGTTCACGATGGACCCAAAGGAAGCCGCCAAACTTGTCCTCCGCGAGACCTACGAGGGAATCTACGATAGAGACGAGGGCGTTATTCTGGCGGTAATGGACGTTGAGGAGATAGGCCAGGGAGTCATCGTGCCCGGAGACGGTGCAACCTACCATGAGGTTGTCTTTAACGTCCTCGTCTGGAAGCCCGAGATGCACGAGGTCGTTGAGGGCGAGGTTATAGATGTAGCCCCGTACGGTGCCTTCATCAGAATCGGCCCGATGGACGGTCTCGTCCACATCAGCCAGCTCATGGACGATTACGTAGTCTTCGACGAGAAGAACAAGCAGTTCCTCGGCAAGGAGACCAAGAGGATCCTCAAGCTCGGGGACGAAGTCAGGGCAAGGGTCATCGCCATAAGCATCAAGAGCAGGGTGATCAGAGAGAACAAGATAGGCCTCACCATGCGCCAGCCCGGTCTCGGAAAAAGGGACTGGATAGAAAAGGAGAAGCGCAAGGAGGCTGAAGCATGA
- a CDS encoding inorganic diphosphatase: MNPFHELEPGPEVPEVVYALIEIPKGSRNKYELDKKTGLIKLDRVLYSPFFYPVDYGIIPQTWYDDGDPFDIMVIMREPVYPLTIIEARPVGIMKMEDSGDKDWKVLAVPVEDPYFNDWKDIDDVPKAFLDEIAHFFQRYKELQGKVTTVEGWGGAEEAKREILRAIEMYKEKFGKKE; encoded by the coding sequence ATGAACCCGTTCCACGAGCTTGAGCCCGGACCGGAGGTTCCAGAGGTCGTTTACGCTCTCATAGAGATTCCAAAGGGAAGCAGGAACAAGTATGAGCTCGACAAAAAGACCGGCCTTATAAAGCTCGATAGAGTGCTCTACAGCCCGTTCTTCTACCCTGTCGACTACGGAATAATCCCGCAGACCTGGTACGACGACGGCGACCCCTTTGACATAATGGTCATCATGCGCGAACCTGTCTACCCGCTCACCATCATCGAAGCGAGACCGGTAGGCATCATGAAGATGGAGGACTCCGGAGATAAGGACTGGAAGGTTCTCGCCGTTCCGGTCGAGGACCCGTACTTCAACGACTGGAAGGACATCGACGACGTCCCGAAGGCCTTCCTTGACGAGATAGCCCACTTCTTCCAGCGCTACAAGGAGCTGCAGGGCAAGGTCACCACCGTTGAGGGGTGGGGCGGCGCCGAGGAGGCCAAGAGGGAGATACTCAGGGCCATCGAGATGTACAAGGAGAAGTTCGGCAAGAAGGAGTGA
- a CDS encoding DUF5305 family protein → MKIGKDDKRNILRVTLAVSLMLAVTFTVYSGLAYTREQTTTRVSYETKYVETGKLTHVGFFGNETVYKNGTGLEYYPKKITRYIKGNYLYSTRPEVSGHYRLTLNEKYYITSGKDVVYIVNLSQPIGEGKFSGTFSVPVTFNLTEMDETLKRIRDGTGLYRAEAEVYLQVEIATEGRQDFSQKISLSNDKSGMLKLQDTEKEYKKVERHTNTTINTINFLGKDVKVSTGRTVFPIMALGFVMPPVGFMYTHRRKTPPDELKGLRKFIVEGVPKDTDETNIVTLASARDLEKTFDLLDKPILHYRHHKNDVYTIVEGDVTYEYIKPSKERDGAN, encoded by the coding sequence TTGAAGATTGGTAAAGACGATAAGAGAAACATCCTCAGGGTTACGCTTGCGGTCTCACTTATGCTGGCCGTGACGTTTACTGTTTATTCGGGATTGGCATACACAAGGGAACAGACTACAACACGGGTATCTTACGAAACCAAATACGTCGAGACCGGGAAGCTTACCCATGTGGGATTCTTTGGAAACGAAACAGTTTACAAAAACGGAACGGGCCTCGAATATTACCCGAAGAAGATAACGAGATACATAAAGGGGAACTACCTGTATTCGACAAGACCAGAAGTGAGCGGTCACTACAGGCTCACCCTGAACGAGAAATACTACATAACGTCCGGCAAAGACGTTGTGTACATTGTCAACCTCAGCCAACCAATTGGGGAGGGAAAATTCTCCGGAACCTTTTCCGTCCCGGTAACGTTCAACCTCACCGAGATGGACGAGACCCTAAAACGGATACGCGACGGAACCGGCCTCTATCGGGCAGAAGCGGAGGTTTACTTGCAGGTGGAGATAGCCACCGAAGGTAGGCAGGACTTCAGCCAGAAAATCTCGCTCTCAAACGATAAATCCGGGATGCTCAAGCTTCAGGATACCGAAAAAGAGTACAAAAAGGTGGAGAGACACACTAACACTACAATAAACACCATCAACTTTCTGGGCAAAGACGTAAAGGTCTCAACTGGAAGAACCGTTTTTCCCATCATGGCGTTAGGTTTTGTTATGCCCCCCGTCGGGTTCATGTACACGCATAGAAGGAAAACTCCGCCAGACGAACTCAAAGGGTTGAGAAAGTTCATAGTCGAGGGCGTTCCCAAGGACACCGACGAAACCAATATTGTTACTCTCGCCTCGGCTAGAGACCTTGAAAAAACCTTTGACCTCTTAGACAAGCCGATACTCCATTATCGCCACCACAAGAACGATGTTTACACTATAGTGGAGGGGGACGTTACCTATGAGTATATCAAGCCCTCAAAGGAAAGGGACGGGGCCAACTGA
- a CDS encoding signal peptidase I, translating into MRKVMENLAIVIVLIFMITSIVGFILDRPVLVSYASSESMTPTINVGDLFFINPLSRRAEVGDIIVFQRRDGWTVHRVYAITSDGYITKGDNNVATDQQEGLYPTVKKSDMAGKVIVLFGRPLVVRKGGELIENIRSKATNLYVVGILVVMGAVLTFSGSNRKERHRKKSSRRFVKLSLKTVYAVISVAIIAGFVFVTISSWGTIAFTYSSTLAGGQREGWYLPGTSFERNITIENHAVYPFYYFIEPRRERVTLLGDDTFRVTGGMSHEVLLKISVPQDTRVYREEVEVRSYPAILPFGAVEKAYSASPYIPLILYSSELVAIMMTFYILAGIGKDELLRIKIRRRSVLGKIFGDGKQ; encoded by the coding sequence ATGAGAAAAGTGATGGAGAACCTGGCCATAGTTATTGTATTGATATTTATGATAACATCGATAGTCGGGTTTATCCTTGACAGGCCTGTTTTAGTTTCTTACGCTTCCTCCGAAAGCATGACCCCCACAATAAACGTGGGTGACCTGTTTTTCATCAACCCCCTCTCAAGAAGGGCGGAAGTAGGGGACATCATTGTCTTTCAGAGACGAGACGGGTGGACAGTCCACAGGGTATACGCAATTACCAGCGATGGATACATCACAAAGGGGGACAATAACGTTGCAACGGATCAGCAGGAGGGATTGTACCCTACAGTTAAAAAGTCGGATATGGCCGGGAAGGTAATCGTCCTCTTTGGCAGACCCTTAGTCGTTCGGAAGGGGGGAGAGCTGATAGAGAACATACGCTCAAAGGCGACAAACTTGTACGTCGTTGGCATCTTGGTAGTGATGGGTGCCGTTCTAACGTTTTCAGGCTCGAACAGAAAAGAGAGGCATCGAAAGAAGAGCTCAAGGAGGTTCGTTAAGCTATCCCTGAAAACCGTCTATGCCGTGATTTCAGTAGCCATAATAGCAGGATTCGTTTTCGTCACTATCTCCTCCTGGGGCACTATAGCTTTCACCTACTCCTCAACCCTGGCCGGTGGACAGAGGGAGGGTTGGTACCTTCCAGGGACAAGCTTTGAGAGGAACATCACGATAGAAAACCACGCCGTTTACCCATTCTATTATTTCATTGAACCAAGGAGAGAAAGGGTAACCTTGCTGGGGGATGATACCTTTAGAGTAACAGGGGGTATGAGTCACGAGGTACTCCTCAAGATTTCCGTTCCACAGGACACTCGAGTGTACCGCGAAGAGGTTGAAGTCAGGTCATACCCAGCGATCCTGCCGTTTGGAGCGGTTGAAAAGGCATATAGTGCAAGCCCTTACATTCCACTAATCCTTTACTCATCTGAGCTGGTCGCGATTATGATGACTTTTTACATACTGGCTGGAATAGGAAAGGACGAGTTGTTGAGAATTAAAATCAGGAGAAGAAGCGTTCTAGGAAAAATATTTGGGGATGGTAAACAATGA